The following are encoded together in the Juglans microcarpa x Juglans regia isolate MS1-56 chromosome 2D, Jm3101_v1.0, whole genome shotgun sequence genome:
- the LOC121248256 gene encoding protein DYAD isoform X2 — translation MEESSCEFDIAAAQEMVNFEKQAERPSWATHAMPTEASDAIQHIKLGSFYEIDHSKLTPQTPDQLKSIRVVMVSEKTQLQVAVRFPSTFSLRTHFSNGNCGRPEGKQLPALNEKHIMDSDLAGDALYRRIPAQEIAEKGNSWNFWGVPPVTAEKDSGPALRTRLRNEVSKKGSCWSELKLTGIVQWGKRRQVRFLGGQEEQKVETLSRKLRDEEQRRGRQEEGGDDDEVEEVEGEAVKVVSSMTKKNLKRKCHGSSRAQKPKKATHEKQYQIQVYNQSKRKKLKDSIERWSVERYKLAEENMLKILKAKGAVFGNPILRPALRTEARKLIGDTGLLDHLLKHMAGKVAPGGTERFRRRHNAEGAMEYWLESADLVNVRKEAGVQDPYWTPPPGWKPGDNPSQDPVCARELRALKEEIAKMKKDMQELVTKEQEENLAIVTTPNSSVTSLNWNFEGSLIPLKETYIDLMKRKAKMGKQLAEISLALSGMEVQLGMLRSTVEEPIVSESEAPPPLLMGSPTTPSDGTERETKESEQKNKSASKSSEEKEEDKGGDKAAVTATEDKGRDEAAVRATEDKAAKIERLKSGFRICKPQGTFLWPNMLAMSPQSVVHLEDLLTVPTPTPPSASSTTSVSHFQNQLPPCQIQLGPHPASPVKPLAERLLSNAILKRVTKPSLSPSPPPPPETPYSTIKCCSVINLNEPPQIQHTDTGFCGTITYQRRHHCVTSDASIPHLVLGKKEGTENMDLTRNCDEQQQTPSGCSSSTINSSSSSWLQSGEGWWLALATSNPSLDMSNRG, via the exons ATGGAAGAAAGCTCGTGTGAGTTTGATATTGCCGCAGCTCAA GAAATGGTGAACTTTGAAAAACAAGCAGAAAGGCCATCTTGGGCCACACATGCAATGCCCACAG AGGCTTCGGACGCTATTCAGCACATAAAATTGGGTTCTTTCTATGAAATCGACCACTCCAAGCTCACCCCACAAACCCCAGATCAGCTCAAGTCAATCCGGGTCGTCATG GTAAGTGAGAAGACTCAGCTTCAGGTTGCAGTGAGGTTCCCAAGCACTTTCTCTCTTCGTACGCACTTCAGCAATGGCAACTGTGGGAGGCCAGAGGGGAAGCAGCTCCCTGCACTAAATGAGAAACACATAATGGATTCAGACCTCGCTGGAGACGCGCTCTACCGAAGAATACCAGCTCAGGAAATTGCAGAAAAGGGAAACTCGTGGAACTTCTGGGGAGTGCCTCCTGTGACGGCCGAGAAAGACTCGGGCCCAGCCTTGAGGACGAGGCTCAGGAATGAAGTTTCTAAGAAGGGTTCGTGCTGGTCTGAGCTAAAACTCACTGGCATAGTACAGTGGGGTAAGCGTAGGCAGGTCCGGTTCCTAGGGGGTCAAGAAGAGCAAAAGGTGGAAACTTTATCGAGGAAATTAAGAGACGAAGAACAAAGGAGAGGGAGACAGGAAGAGGGAGGAGATGACGATGAGGTAGAGGAAGTTGAAGGAGAAGCTGTAAAGGTAGTGTCGTCTATGACGAAGAAGAATCTCAAGAGAAAGTGCCATGGTTCTAGCAGAgctcaaaaacccaaaaaagctACGCATGAGAAGCAATATCAGATTCAGGTTTACAATCAGAGTAAgaggaagaaattaaaagattcCATTGAAAGATGGTCTGTGGAGAG GTATAAGCTGGCCGAGGAGAACATGTTGAAGATTTTGAAGGCCAAAGGAGCAGTCTTTGGGAATCCAATACTGAGGCCAGCACTGAGAACAGAGGCAAGGAAGCTCATCGGTGATACCGGTTTATTAGACCATTTGCTGAAGCATATGGCTGGAAAGGTAGCGCCGGGTGGGACTGAACGGTTCCGGCGGCGACACAATGCTGAAGGAGCCATGGAGTATTGGCTGGAGAGTGCTGACCTGGTAAATGTCAGGAAGGAAGCTGGGGTTCAGGACCCTTATTGGACCCCACCACCTGGGTGGAAACCGGGAGATAACCCATCTCAGGATCCCGTTTGTGCCAGAGAACTAAGGGCACTCAAGGAAGAGATCGCCAAAATGAAAAA GGATATGCAGGAGCTGGTGACCAAGGAGCAAGAGGAGAATCTGGCTATTGTCACTACCCCAAACTCTTCTGTGACGAGTCTGAACTGGAACTTTGAAGGTTCATTGATTCCACTGAAG GAAACGTATATAGATTTGATGAAGAGGAAAGCTAAGATGGGGAAACAACTGGCGGAGATTTCACTAGCATTGAGTGGAATGGAG GTGCAATTGGGAATGCTGAGATCAACTGTGGAGGAACCAATCGTGTCAGAATCAGAAGCACCACCACCGTTATTGATGGGATCGCCAACAACACCATCAGACGGCACTGAAAGAGAGACGAAAGAGTCGGAACAAAAGAACAAATCAGCGAGCAAATCAAGCGAAGAGAAAGAGGAGGACAAGGGAGGAGACAAGGCAGCAGTCACAGCAACAGAAGACAAAGGGAGAGACGAGGCAGCAGTCAGAGCAACAGAGGACAAGGCAGCAAAAATAGAGAGGCTGAAGAGTGGGTTCAGGATTTGCAAGCCACAGGGGACCTTCCTGTGGCCAAACATGCTGGCCATGTCTCCTCAGTCTGTGGTCCACCTCGAAGACCTCCTAACGGTCCCAACCCCAACTCCACCCTCAGCCTCTTCCACTACTTCAGTATCCCACTTTCAGAATCAGCTCCCTCCATGTCAGATCCAACTGGGCCCCCACCCAGCTTCACCGGTCAAACCATTGGCTGAGAGGCTCCTCAGCAATGCCATTCTTAAGAGAGTCACTaaaccttctctctctccctctcctcctcctccgccTGAGACTCCCTACTCCACTATCAAATGTTGCTCCGTCATCAACCTCAATGAGCCCCCTCAGATCCAACACACTGACACCGGCTTTTGTGGGACTATCACCTACCAAAGAAGGCACCATTGCGTGACCTCTGATGCTTCAATACCACAC TTGGTCCTGGGTAAGAAAGAGGGAACGGAAAACATGGATTTAACGAGGAACTGTGACGAGCAGCAGCAAACTCCTAGCGGTTGCTCCTCTTCCACAATCAACTCCTCCTCGTCCTCGTGGTTGCAATCGGGAGAAGGGTGGTGGTTGGCTTTGGCTACCTCTAACCCGTCTTTGGATATGTCTAATCGGGGTTGA
- the LOC121248256 gene encoding protein DYAD isoform X1, which produces MTIIMNPPDNIVFHIPNMPAIFFFFFNFKFILIFPKNLKTQLPCPFFCLFGIAEASDAIQHIKLGSFYEIDHSKLTPQTPDQLKSIRVVMVSEKTQLQVAVRFPSTFSLRTHFSNGNCGRPEGKQLPALNEKHIMDSDLAGDALYRRIPAQEIAEKGNSWNFWGVPPVTAEKDSGPALRTRLRNEVSKKGSCWSELKLTGIVQWGKRRQVRFLGGQEEQKVETLSRKLRDEEQRRGRQEEGGDDDEVEEVEGEAVKVVSSMTKKNLKRKCHGSSRAQKPKKATHEKQYQIQVYNQSKRKKLKDSIERWSVERYKLAEENMLKILKAKGAVFGNPILRPALRTEARKLIGDTGLLDHLLKHMAGKVAPGGTERFRRRHNAEGAMEYWLESADLVNVRKEAGVQDPYWTPPPGWKPGDNPSQDPVCARELRALKEEIAKMKKDMQELVTKEQEENLAIVTTPNSSVTSLNWNFEGSLIPLKETYIDLMKRKAKMGKQLAEISLALSGMEVQLGMLRSTVEEPIVSESEAPPPLLMGSPTTPSDGTERETKESEQKNKSASKSSEEKEEDKGGDKAAVTATEDKGRDEAAVRATEDKAAKIERLKSGFRICKPQGTFLWPNMLAMSPQSVVHLEDLLTVPTPTPPSASSTTSVSHFQNQLPPCQIQLGPHPASPVKPLAERLLSNAILKRVTKPSLSPSPPPPPETPYSTIKCCSVINLNEPPQIQHTDTGFCGTITYQRRHHCVTSDASIPHLVLGKKEGTENMDLTRNCDEQQQTPSGCSSSTINSSSSSWLQSGEGWWLALATSNPSLDMSNRG; this is translated from the exons ATGACCATCATCATGAACCCTCCTGATAATATCGTTTTCCACATACCCAATATGcccgcaatttttttttttttttttaatttcaaatttatattaatattccCCAAAAACTTGAAGACTCAACTTCCTTGCccatttttttgtctttttggtaTTGCAGAGGCTTCGGACGCTATTCAGCACATAAAATTGGGTTCTTTCTATGAAATCGACCACTCCAAGCTCACCCCACAAACCCCAGATCAGCTCAAGTCAATCCGGGTCGTCATG GTAAGTGAGAAGACTCAGCTTCAGGTTGCAGTGAGGTTCCCAAGCACTTTCTCTCTTCGTACGCACTTCAGCAATGGCAACTGTGGGAGGCCAGAGGGGAAGCAGCTCCCTGCACTAAATGAGAAACACATAATGGATTCAGACCTCGCTGGAGACGCGCTCTACCGAAGAATACCAGCTCAGGAAATTGCAGAAAAGGGAAACTCGTGGAACTTCTGGGGAGTGCCTCCTGTGACGGCCGAGAAAGACTCGGGCCCAGCCTTGAGGACGAGGCTCAGGAATGAAGTTTCTAAGAAGGGTTCGTGCTGGTCTGAGCTAAAACTCACTGGCATAGTACAGTGGGGTAAGCGTAGGCAGGTCCGGTTCCTAGGGGGTCAAGAAGAGCAAAAGGTGGAAACTTTATCGAGGAAATTAAGAGACGAAGAACAAAGGAGAGGGAGACAGGAAGAGGGAGGAGATGACGATGAGGTAGAGGAAGTTGAAGGAGAAGCTGTAAAGGTAGTGTCGTCTATGACGAAGAAGAATCTCAAGAGAAAGTGCCATGGTTCTAGCAGAgctcaaaaacccaaaaaagctACGCATGAGAAGCAATATCAGATTCAGGTTTACAATCAGAGTAAgaggaagaaattaaaagattcCATTGAAAGATGGTCTGTGGAGAG GTATAAGCTGGCCGAGGAGAACATGTTGAAGATTTTGAAGGCCAAAGGAGCAGTCTTTGGGAATCCAATACTGAGGCCAGCACTGAGAACAGAGGCAAGGAAGCTCATCGGTGATACCGGTTTATTAGACCATTTGCTGAAGCATATGGCTGGAAAGGTAGCGCCGGGTGGGACTGAACGGTTCCGGCGGCGACACAATGCTGAAGGAGCCATGGAGTATTGGCTGGAGAGTGCTGACCTGGTAAATGTCAGGAAGGAAGCTGGGGTTCAGGACCCTTATTGGACCCCACCACCTGGGTGGAAACCGGGAGATAACCCATCTCAGGATCCCGTTTGTGCCAGAGAACTAAGGGCACTCAAGGAAGAGATCGCCAAAATGAAAAA GGATATGCAGGAGCTGGTGACCAAGGAGCAAGAGGAGAATCTGGCTATTGTCACTACCCCAAACTCTTCTGTGACGAGTCTGAACTGGAACTTTGAAGGTTCATTGATTCCACTGAAG GAAACGTATATAGATTTGATGAAGAGGAAAGCTAAGATGGGGAAACAACTGGCGGAGATTTCACTAGCATTGAGTGGAATGGAG GTGCAATTGGGAATGCTGAGATCAACTGTGGAGGAACCAATCGTGTCAGAATCAGAAGCACCACCACCGTTATTGATGGGATCGCCAACAACACCATCAGACGGCACTGAAAGAGAGACGAAAGAGTCGGAACAAAAGAACAAATCAGCGAGCAAATCAAGCGAAGAGAAAGAGGAGGACAAGGGAGGAGACAAGGCAGCAGTCACAGCAACAGAAGACAAAGGGAGAGACGAGGCAGCAGTCAGAGCAACAGAGGACAAGGCAGCAAAAATAGAGAGGCTGAAGAGTGGGTTCAGGATTTGCAAGCCACAGGGGACCTTCCTGTGGCCAAACATGCTGGCCATGTCTCCTCAGTCTGTGGTCCACCTCGAAGACCTCCTAACGGTCCCAACCCCAACTCCACCCTCAGCCTCTTCCACTACTTCAGTATCCCACTTTCAGAATCAGCTCCCTCCATGTCAGATCCAACTGGGCCCCCACCCAGCTTCACCGGTCAAACCATTGGCTGAGAGGCTCCTCAGCAATGCCATTCTTAAGAGAGTCACTaaaccttctctctctccctctcctcctcctccgccTGAGACTCCCTACTCCACTATCAAATGTTGCTCCGTCATCAACCTCAATGAGCCCCCTCAGATCCAACACACTGACACCGGCTTTTGTGGGACTATCACCTACCAAAGAAGGCACCATTGCGTGACCTCTGATGCTTCAATACCACAC TTGGTCCTGGGTAAGAAAGAGGGAACGGAAAACATGGATTTAACGAGGAACTGTGACGAGCAGCAGCAAACTCCTAGCGGTTGCTCCTCTTCCACAATCAACTCCTCCTCGTCCTCGTGGTTGCAATCGGGAGAAGGGTGGTGGTTGGCTTTGGCTACCTCTAACCCGTCTTTGGATATGTCTAATCGGGGTTGA